Sequence from the Bufo bufo chromosome 10, aBufBuf1.1, whole genome shotgun sequence genome:
AACGGGCACCATGGAGGGTGATGTCTCAGAAACGAGTGATGTGTACAAGAGACGGGCACCATGGAGGGTGATGTCTCAGAAACGAGTGATGTGTACAAGAGACGGGCACCATGGAGGGTGATGTCTGAGTGATGTGTACAAGAGACGGGCATCATGGAGGGTGATGTCTGACAGATGAGTGATGTGTACAAGAGGCAGGCACCATGGAGGGTGATGTCTGAGAGGCGGGTGATGTGTACAAGAGACGGGCATCATGGAGGGTGATGTCTGAGAGACGAGTGATGTGTGCAAGAGGCAGGCACCATGGAGGGTGATGTCTGAGAGACGAGTGATGTGTGCAAGAGGCAGGCACCATGGAGGGTGATGTCTGAGAGACGAGTGATGTGTGCAAGAGGCAGGCACCATGGAGGGTGATGTCTGAGTGATGTGTACAAGAGACTGGCACCATGGAGGGTGATGTCTGAGAGGCGGGTGCAGTGGAGGGTGACGGCTGTGACATGTATGAAATGGTGGGTGCCATGATGGGTACAAGAGGCAGGTGCAATGGAGGGTGACGGCTGTGATGTGTACCATAGGGGGGGCACCAGCCATGATGTGTCCGGTCTCCTATTGGTGTCCGCTCCCTCTCTTCACAGCTACATGCAGACGGGATGCGTCTCCCTCAAGCTTCTCCTCCAGAGGTTCTTGCCGCTGATCACGGACACGCTCTCAGCCCCCCCCTCTGTGGGTGTGGACATTTCACGGGAGGAAAGGTGAGGCATCTGAGTGTGAGTGCAGGGACACGCCACCCTAGCTTCAGTCACCAGTGATGGTTCTCTCCGCAGGCTGATGAAGTGTAAGCTCTGCTACAAGCAGCTGAAGAGCCTCCACACGCTGGTAAAGAGCAGAGCGCCGCAGAGTGGACGATACGGCAGCGCCTTCCTGGAGCTCCAGCTTCTCATGTCTGGCCTGGAATGATCCTGCAGAGAGGAAGACCATGGACCCTTTGCCCCTCATTTTCGGGGTGGTTTGAGACATAGGCCACGCTGAGGTTTCAGGGAGGCGTCACTGTCTCTGTGAGACAGCTGCTCGTTATTCCTGCTGGAGGCTGTCAGCCCTGAACCTGTCTGTCGACTGTTTCCTTTATAGTCTGATTAAACAAGCGTTGTCATCCATGTTCTACACGTGTCATTCGTCGCCTCACAAAACCAAGCAGGGACCTTCTTTATAAAATACTCTGTAATAAGGACTCTAGAAAAGCATCATAATACAAATGGACATGTCCACAGGCAGCAGGCGAGAGCTTAATGTAACCGGCTACTTATATAAGCTGCTCATAGCGGGGGCGCCGTCGTCAGGGGGGTCCGATCCGCTGCCGCACTGTAAAGAGATAGTATTATGGTCAGAATCTGCATCACCCTATGTGTCCCCCTAAAATGAGGCGGCTCTGGATACCTGAGGACGGAAGCTTCTTACGCACAGACGTGGTTCTTGTGCCACGTGGGGAGGGGCTGTCACTCTGCAGAAAGACAACAATGCTGTAATGTCACGTGTAGGTGCGAGAGAAGAGGTCTCCTACTGCATCAGCCTCGTCCTACCTCAGAACTCTCTGTGACCATGGCTCCTGCTTGCTCTATTTTCCTGCTTGGAATTCCCAACTCCACAGATCGGACTCTGTCCCCGAACCGTAAGGAACAGAGCGACTCATTTACATTCTGCTCCACTGGTGACACCTATAGAAGAAATAGAGGCATACGAGAAACTGGAGGGCACCCGAGAGACTAGAGAGCACCTATAGAAGAAATAGAGGCATACGAGAAACTGGAGGGCACCCAAGAGACTAGAGAGCACCTATAGAACACGTGGAGGCATCCGAGGGACTGGCGGACACCTATAAAACACGTGGAGGCATCCGAGGGACTGGCGGACACCTATAAAACACGTGGAGGCATCCGAGGGACTGGCGGACACCTATAAAACACCTGGAGGCATCAGAGAGACTGGCGGACACCTATAGAACAAATGGAGGCATACCAGTGCCACCCATATAGACTGGAACTGGGTGAAGGGTTCACCACCTGGGAAGAATCTGCCGCTGATGTGTAACTGTGGTGAATACTGGTGGCTTGGGATGTTCGTGGTTTCCATCTTATTTTTTTCAGGAGGGTTGAATGCTACTTGAGCTAGATCAGAATGTACAGACATTTCCCCCCTATCCGCCTAGTAACAAACCTAAGCCCTTATGTTTCGGGGTCCTGATGTTTGGAAGTGTTCTGCAGCCATGTTtgctgtgtggatgctgaggctTTTTGTGGCCCGCAGCAGGTTTTCTATCAGTTGTGGATGGTTCCCTATTGACGTTCATGGGATGAAGGCACACCTGAGCCACTTACTTCAGCTCTCCGTAGAGGCTTTACAGGGTCCGTCGGTTGCATGTACAGTGTATATTTTGGAGTCCAGGGAACCCCTTCTATTTCCGTCCGGATGTTTATGGACCATACTTGTGATCTTACCTGTAGGAGCAGTAGAGCCTTCCCATCTCGGCTCAGCGCTTCCTGAAGCAGGTATGTGAGCTTGGAGTTGCGGTATGGAACATGGGCCTGCTGAGATCGCAGGGCTGAGAAGACGTCGCCCAGAGCAGATAGAGAGCGGTTGATGCACTGAGCCTCCCGCAAACGTTCCCCAGCCGCTCCTGACCGTGACACCCGCTCCGATCCAGCCAAGTCCACCAGATACAGCTTTCCTGATGATAAGAAAGCCAGTTACTCCATAACATCTGCCCTGGGTCACCAGAGGGAGCTCCACGGGTGGAGGGGACAGTGACTGGTCATAATGTCACTCACCTGTTGTACAGATCCCAGTGCTAGTTTCATGTCCCTTGGCGGTCAGGATGAGGAGGGCATGGGAGCGGGAGCTGTGGGCATTAAGGTTTGTGCATTCTGTGGCTCGTTGTTTCCATCCAAGCTCCAGAACCTTAAATGGTGAATGAGAGGGATGCCCTGTAGGTGAATGATGCACTGCAGAAGTGGCGCCATGTTACAGCAGGGTCACAGCATCCTCACCTTGTTTATGTCCGACATGTTCCTCACACTGCGCTGTGTCAACCCTGGAACATACAGCTCCCCAGCACCCCCTGGAGCCATCTTTATATCCAGAGAGCTATGGTAGTCGGAGCCCAGTAGATCCCTGTCGGTAACGGAGGGTGGTTAGAGGAATATGGCTAACAGAATGGATAAAAGACATTGACCGTGTGGAGTGGATATAACAAGGCAGCGGCCCCCCTGTTGCTATAAGAAGGTGACAGCCTTATGAAGTGGCTGTAAGAAAGTGGCGACCCCGTGGAGTGGCTATAAGAAGGCGGTGGCCCCATGGAGTGGCTATAAGAAGGCGGTGGCCCCATGGAGTGGCTATAAGAAGGCGGTGGCCCCATGGAGTGGCTATAAGAAGGCGGTGGCCCCATGGAGTGGCTATAAGAAGGCGGTGGCCCCATGGAGTGGCTATAAGAAGGCGGTGGCCCCATGGAGTGGCTATAAGAAGGCGGTGGCCCCATGGAGTGGCTATAAGAAGGCGGTGGCCCCATGGAGTGGCTATAAGAAGGCGGTGGCCCCATGGAGTGGCTATAAGAAGGCGGTGGCCCCATGGAGTGGCTATAAGAAGGCGGTGGCCCCATGGAGTGGCTATAAGAAGGCGGTGGCCCCATGGAGTGGCTATAAGAAGGCGGTGGCCCCATGGAGTGGCTATAAGAAGGCGGAGGCCCCCATGGAGTGGCTATAAGAAGGCGGTGGCCCCATGGAGTAGCTATAAGAAGGCGGTGGCCCCATGGAGTAGATATAAGAAGGCGGTGGTCCCATGGAGTAGATATAAGAAGGCGGTGGTACCATGGAGTAGATATAAAAAGGTGAACCCCCCCATGGAGTGGCTAAAAAAAAGTGGTGGCCCCTTGGAGTGGATATAAGAAGGTGGCGACCCCATTGAGTGGCTATAAGAAGGCGGTGGTCCCATGGAGTAGACATAAGAAGGCGGTGGTCCCATGGAGTGGATATAAGAAAGCGCCAGTCCCCCTGTAGAGTGGCTATAAGAAGACAGTGGCCCTGTGGAGTGGCTATGAGAAGGATGTGGTCCCGTGGAGTAGATATAAGGTGTCTGCCCCGTGGAGTGGCTATAAAAAGGCAGTGGCCCTGTGGAGTGGATATGTAATTTATCATTGGATCTTTTGTGGCACTCACCTTAGTGTCTCGTTGTAGATTTCGGCCATGCTGACACTCAGGTGATGTTCCCAACTGCTGGATCGTTCgctcacctctgacagcagcaggcgcAGAGCCCTCTGGTTTATGCCAGGATTGTCCACGGTGCCCTGAGGGGTGGACATGCCATTAAAGCCCATGCCCTCCCATAGTGCATACAGCAGAACCCACCACCCGTCCTCACCTCCATGCTGTATGTTTTACCAGATCCCGTTTGTCCGTAGGCCAGAATACAGATGTTGTACCCGTCCAGACAGGAGGTGATGAGTGGAGAGACCTCTTCAAACACCTGCAAAGAGACAGAGAGCTGATCCTGTGCACCTGCCTCCTCACCCTGCCCAAGGCCTCTCCCGCCTCCTACCTCGTCCTGTGTTGTACTAGGAGGGAAAACTTTGTCAAGTTCAAAAGTCTGCATTTTTCCTTTCTGTTTGACGTGCAGGATCCCATTATTGTCCTGGTCAAAGGTGATGACGTTCTGTGCCCCTGCGCCTATCCCATCCTCAGATGTGATTGGCCGAACCCGAGCAAGTACACGGATGTTCCCTAATGGAAAAAAACCACATGTCCTTAGTATAATGTAATGAGACATGCCTGGAGACGCTGCCCTCCCATACTACAGAGAgagaaaagacaatgcagcagcactctgcaaaccagataaagtacaataatgccacagtcacaaaaaacattcaagtgctaatgctacgattacttataaagtgagatgcttggcaaatgcattttgtacaaaaccatctgagcccgtctgccaaacgtcaaggcgatctctgtaagacgggaacctaacactaaatgctacctgttatgcgccataatgttgAAGTGTTGGGTCCACATGCATGTTGGGTCCActctgcatttgccaagcatctcactttataaataagcgtagcattagcacttgaATGTTTTTTgtggtgactatggcattattgtactttatctggtttgcagagtgctgttgcattgtcttttttctctgtttctagccatggcagcgtgcacctgcgcattgggatgtgctgactaaccaccccttccttttttttttttttgcagacttacAGCGCTGGAGGTATGGCACTcgtgagtcgtgcactcctgattatccTGTCTGCCCCTtaagctgattttaattagtttcagtataaagctgtggcctgctctcgctACATTTATTGGAAGCCGTCTGGCGCCAGGAGAGGTATGGAgtaggctcggcatgcatgttggtacctgcacccCCTGGAAGTAATGGAGGCCTTTATGGCACCAAaattggtaaaaggcagagtggacccagcatgcctgtggaaccaacacttcctgaactttatggcgcataacaggtagtatttagtgttaggttcccgtcttacagagatcgccttgacgtttggcagacgggctcaaatggttttgtataaaatgcatttgccaagcatctcactttataagtaagcgtagcattagcacttgaatgttttttgtgactatggcatttttatactttatctggtttgcagagtgctgctgcattgtctttttttttctctgtttctATCTatcgcagcgtgcacctgcgcattgggatgtgttgACTAGCCCcccatactacaccattaccctgCATAAAATAGCCACGGTCTGTAAGGGGAAGGCCACCACCTTGTGCGTGGAGTCTTCCTCACTCAGAAGGCCTCTTGTCATTACCAGAGAAGCGAGCCGGACAGGTTGTGGCAGTCACTCACCTCGTAGTCGCACCAACTGGTTGTGACACTCTTTGCGCAGGTAAAGTTCTCGCCGGTATTTGGACAGGAGCTCAGAGTTTGTGTCTTGAACGTGTTTCACAACTTGAGAGAACTGTAAAAACAGTAGCGTTATAGAGGATAGCCAGGGCCCCAGAACCCATTCCGCTGGTGTCCCACTCCACGCACCTCATCTCGAGCCTCTCGCATGGTCTCGTACAGCAGGCCCGGGAAGTCTCGCACCTGTCTCTTTAGAGTATTGTAGTCATGGGTCAGAGTGCGGAGTGCTGGCTGTAACATGAGGAGATTCTGGCGGACACCTGAGACCATCAGCGTGCGGGAAACGGTCATCAAAAATGTCATCACCAGGAGAAGAAAAGATCATTTAGACTTTATAACATTTATAGACTGTAGGGGGAAAGATCAGAAGCAATGACCTGAGGGCACAAGAGATCAGCAGCAAGTGATGAGAGGTGAAGGGACATAAGTGGCAGGgtataggaggtgacaggaaatcAGCAGCAAGTGACAAGAGGTAAGGGAGATCAGCAGTCAGGTACGGTAAATGACGAGAAATCGGCAGCAAGTGGTGGGAAGTGACGGGAGGTCAGCTGTAACCTACAGGAAGTGACGAGATCAGCAGCAAGTGACAGAAGGTGAAGGGAGAACAGTAAGTGGTGGAAGTGACAAGAAACCAGCAGGAAATGGTGGGAGATCAGCAGCAAGTGACAGACGAGCATCAGTAAGTATCGGGAGGTTATGAGATAAGCAGCAAATGACAGGAGATGAGTTGCGATCAGCAGCAAGTGGCTGATGTTAGATAGAAGACACATAATACATGGTTTAGGAGTGAGGGGAGCAGGGGAAGGGTGCTGGCTGGGTGCACCCACTCTGGAGTTTGGAGGccacaggcactcaccatccaaACTCTGATGCACAGCTCTCATCTCCTCCTGGGCTCGCTCAAATGCCTCAGACACTGcaagctccttctcctcctgcagGGAACGGAACTCCTGCACCATTTGCTCCTGGGCACGATCAAGCTCTTCAGCATACAGTGCCACCTACAGGAACAGAGGGGAATGGGTGCCATGTCACACCTTCTGTTACAATGGGTGGGTCGGTTACTGTGGGACATTATCCCATAACAGCCCTCAGCATCCCACTGTGACGGTGAAGTCCCCAACCAGACAGCTCTGATGTCAGCTGGAGCGGTAGTCGGGGGCCCTGATCTCGGCAGGAGAGGGTGTCGGGGTGCTGACCTGAGCTCGGAGCTTGGCGGCCTCCTGTTGCTCACGCTGTAGTTGCCTCTTCATGTCCTGTATGACCTGGTTTTGTCTGTCCAGCTGTTCCTGGAGATGGAGGCTCCTGGCCTCTGCCTGGCTCACCGCAGCCTTCATCTTGCCAGACTCAACCTCGACTGTCTTCACTACATACTGCAATATACAAATATACACATCACATTTATGACCCTGACGTGAGGATACAGGGTCAGGGTTTCCACATTTGCGGTGACATGACATGATTGACCCCAAACCTTAATCTGCTGAGAGCGCTGGTACTCCCGCAATCTGCGATTTaacctctcctcctcttccaccctcTCACGTGCAGAGTCCCTCACTCGGAGCTCAGCCTCGGAAAGCCTCTCTGCTTTCTGCTGCACTTCCCATTGCAAAGCACAAATTAGTGCCTTCTTCTCGCCTTCCTCCTGCTCCATGTGTTGTAGACGCTCCCTCAGCGCCGCCACCTCCTGGAGCACAAGTACAGAGGAAAGCGGTGATCAGAGGACAGTGTCTGCGCAATGTGGTCTCAGGCGATTGTGCCGGCCGGAGGTTGTGGCTCTACCTGGAGATTCTCGCGGTCCAGGTGGCTCCGTGGCCCCTGCAGCTCCTGCCTCAGACGTTCATTCTCCAACACCAGAAGGTCGCGGTGCTTCTCCAAATCCGTCCCCCCCTGAAAGTAAAGGACATGCATTATCCCTGACTCCAAGACTCTTCACCAGTATGTCCAGGGTGGGAGTGTGTTCACATGGCTTACATTTTGCCCCAAATTCCTCTGCAAAGCTCCATGGTGTGAACAGAGCCGGCATGATCACCTGGCATCTGCAGCAGATGGCTACACGTGGTTTATACAATAGGCCTAAGTCCACATATGGATATGCACACAGCAGAAATCCAACTGTCTAACCCTCACTGAACGCTCACCCATCTGACGGGGTCTTGAGCAATTAGTGATCTTCATAATGTGACCAACCCCTGATCACCAGCGAGAACATGGGATCTAAGGTGCAGGAGGTGAGCTCTACTTACCAGCTGGCCATGAAGGCTACTTATCTCCTCCGCCTCACGCTGCATCTGTAAAACACAACAACAACAACTTGTAAGGGTGACCCACAGACCATAAGGATGACTTTGGTGTGAAGTGACCCTCTCCAACTATGTTTGGCCTGCTGCAGGCTCCAGACCACACCTGATGCTTTGCACTTATATTTGCTGCTATTTTAAGGGCTCTTCTGCATTTTTTCTGTGCTTTTATTATCAGGGATTTTTTCATGTATCTGCTGTATATCTGTTTGGGGTGGCATTGCTGGGAGGAATGCAATCCGTATAGGATCGTGAAGTGGACTTTCTGGACTCTTGCAGATTTGAAGCACTcgcaggtagtgttgagcgaacttgttttTAAAGTTCTGCatccaaagttcaggttcgggttatcgaagaatcccattatggattccaaattccgtcatggtccgtggtagcggaatccataacgggattcttcgataacctgaactttggacgcagaacttaaaaaacaagtttgctcaacactactcacaggACACCTGTGTGCCATGCAGGTGGGGGGTGGTTATATgttatgccctcatcatctcccgcctagactactgcaacactctcctctgtggtcttccatctagcactctcgcacccctccaatctatcctcaactctgctgcccgactaatccacctctcaccctattactcctctgccaatcccttcactggctccccattgcccagcgaattcacttcaaagtactaacaaatacatacaaggcgtccacaacctgtcccctccctacatctctgagctactttcccgatacacccccacacgcactctccgatcctcacaagacctccttctctcctctcctcttatcacctcttcccacaatcgcctccaggatttctcccgtgcatcccccacactctggaactcgctgccccaacatatcagactctcacctacagtggagacCATCAGGAGGAACCTGAAaagccagtgaccctgctgcctctataccgccatgaccagcttcacccgcacctactgtgtccttctcccataccatgtagattgtaagcctcgcggacagggccctctctcctcctgtaacttgtcttgtttatgattagtgcaattgtctgtattatgtatgtatacctcttctaagCGGCCAGTAACTATGGGCCGAGCCAGAATGGGCTCCAGAGAAGTGGTCCCTCAGTGATGAGGCAACATATTAAGTGAATTGCCAGAGAGGTGGTCGCATGCAACAAGAGAGTATATTGCCCCTGTTTCAGGGAGAACCCACTAGGGACTCAAAGATCCTGTAAGaattaattgtgtaaaacttgcagtcACCAAGGTCACCGGAGATATCCAGGTCACCAGAGCCATCATGGTTATTAAGGCACCCAGATCACCAGAGCAATTATGGTCACCAGAAGCACCCAGGTCACCAGAGACATCATGGTTACCAGAGGCACCCATGTCACCAGGGCCGTCATGGTCACCTGAGACATCCAGATCACATAAACCATCATGGTTATTAAGGCACCCAGGTCACCAGAAGCAACCAGATCACCAGAGTCATCATGGTCACCAAATCCATCATGGTCACCAGAGGCACCAAGGACACCAGGCCATCATTGGTCACCAGAGGCATCATGGTCATCAGAGACACCCAGGTCACCAGAGGCACCCAAATCACAATGGCCATCACAGTCACCAAATGCAGCCAGGTCACCAGAGCTATCATGGTCACCAGAAGTACCCAGGTCACCAGAGCCATCATGGTCATCAGAGACACCCAGGTCACAAGAGCCATCATGGTCACCAGAGGCACTCAGATCACCAAAGCCATTATGGTCACCAGATGTAGCCAGGTCACCAAAGATACCCAGGAAACCAGAGGCACCCAGGTCACTAGAGCCATCATGGTCACCAAATGCACCCAGGCCACCATAGACATCATGATCACCAGAGATACCTAGGTCACCTAAGCCCCCATGGTCACCAGAGGCAACCAGGGCCATCATAGTCACAGAGATAACCAGGAAACCAGGGACGTCATGGTCACCTGAGACACTCAGGTCACCAGAGACAACCAGGTCACAAGAGCCATCATGGTCACCAGAGACACCCAGGACACCAGGGCCATCACTGTCACCTGAGACACCCTGGTCACCAAAGCCATCATGATCACCAGAGCCATCATGGTCACCAAAGACACCCAGGTCATCTGAGCCATTATGGTCACCAGAGAGAGGCACCCAGGGCACCAGAGTCTGTTTGGTTGTGACACCTGTTCAGTGTGTGTCATCTCTGGCCTCACCTCTTGAAGCTTCTTGCACATCTCATGATGCTCCTTTTGCTTCTGTTCTAACATGTCCTGCATGTCATGCAACTTCACATGTAACATATGCTCTTCCTCACACCGTCCCTTTCTATATTCCAGCTGTCTGATTTCTGCTGTATGTTCACACTCAGTCTGTCTCTTAACATCCTTGTCTTTGAGTAGTCTCGGCTCTGTCTGCAGTCTCATTAGCTGCAGTTGTACTCTGAAGTCTCTTGCAGTCTCGTGCAGGTCACTGAGCTTGGGCTGTCTCTTTCCCGTGGAAGATTTCCCCTCTTGCTGTTGCTGTGTTCCCCTTTCTTGGATCATTGCCATCAGCGGCCTCTGCGCTCCTCTCAGCTCCTGAGGCCTCTGCCCCGGTTCCAGTGTTTCTGGTGGACGTTTTCCATCTTGTTTAAGGGATCCCACCATGGTCAGAGGGACAGGAGCTCCATACGTCCTCCCCACCACGCACCACCAGCAGCCTGACAAGTACAAAATGGCAGAGGGTTAGAACAAACGTCTGCACCCAGGGCTGGGGGCAAAAGCAATGCTACAAACATGGACACCAGAGGGGAGAGACCAAACACAGAGGCCTCTACAGAACGAGAACACTGTCCACCTAAATCCTACATTATATACCGACCTTCAGAATGTATATATTAAACACTGACCCTCAGAACCCATACATTATATATTGAGCCTCAGAACCTATACATTATATATCGACCTTCAGAACCCATACATCATATACTGACCCTCacctatacattatatactgaGCCTCATAATCCATACATTATATACTGACCCTCCAGACACATACATTATATACTGAGTctcagagcccatacattatatactgaccctctggacccAAACATTATATACTGAGTCTCATAacctatacattatatactgaccctctggacccAAACATTATCTACTGAGTCTCATAacctatacattatatactgaccctctggacccAAACATTATATACTGAGTCTCATAacctatacattatatactgaCCCTCAGAACTCATACATTATATACTGACTCTCAGAACCCATACAttatatactgaccctctggacccAAACATTATATACTGAGTCTCATAacctatacattatatactgaCCCTCAGAACTCATACATTATATACTGACTCTCAGAACCCATACATTATATACTGACCCTCAGAACCCATACATTATATACTGACCCTCAGAACCCATACATTATATACTGACCCTCAGAACCCATACATTATATACTGACCCTCCAGACACATACATTATATACTGACCCTCCGGACCCATACATTATATACTGAGTCTCAGAACTCATACATTATATACTGACActcagagcccatacattataTACTGACCCTCAGAATCTATACATTGTTTACGGTTCCGGTGAGTCACCCTCTTAGAGGTTTTAGATATCACAGGAAGGGTTAAGACCCGGGTTTTATCTTGGAATGTCAGGACGCCAACAAGGAAACAAATGCCTTTCCAATGAGCACAACAGAGAGGAATGTGCTGCCTCCTAG
This genomic interval carries:
- the KIFC3 gene encoding kinesin-like protein KIFC3, which translates into the protein MVGSLKQDGKRPPETLEPGQRPQELRGAQRPLMAMIQERGTQQQQEGKSSTGKRQPKLSDLHETARDFRVQLQLMRLQTEPRLLKDKDVKRQTECEHTAEIRQLEYRKGRCEEEHMLHVKLHDMQDMLEQKQKEHHEMCKKLQEMQREAEEISSLHGQLGGTDLEKHRDLLVLENERLRQELQGPRSHLDRENLQEVAALRERLQHMEQEEGEKKALICALQWEVQQKAERLSEAELRVRDSARERVEEEERLNRRLREYQRSQQIKYVVKTVEVESGKMKAAVSQAEARSLHLQEQLDRQNQVIQDMKRQLQREQQEAAKLRAQVALYAEELDRAQEQMVQEFRSLQEEKELAVSEAFERAQEEMRAVHQSLDGVRQNLLMLQPALRTLTHDYNTLKRQVRDFPGLLYETMREARDEFSQVVKHVQDTNSELLSKYRRELYLRKECHNQLVRLRGNIRVLARVRPITSEDGIGAGAQNVITFDQDNNGILHVKQKGKMQTFELDKVFPPSTTQDEVFEEVSPLITSCLDGYNICILAYGQTGSGKTYSMEGTVDNPGINQRALRLLLSEVSERSSSWEHHLSVSMAEIYNETLRDLLGSDYHSSLDIKMAPGGAGELYVPGLTQRSVRNMSDINKVLELGWKQRATECTNLNAHSSRSHALLILTAKGHETSTGICTTGKLYLVDLAGSERVSRSGAAGERLREAQCINRSLSALGDVFSALRSQQAHVPYRNSKLTYLLQEALSRDGKALLLLQVSPVEQNVNESLCSLRFGDRVRSVELGIPSRKIEQAGAMVTESSESDSPSPRGTRTTSVRKKLPSSVRQRIGPP